In the genome of Mycoplasma seminis, one region contains:
- a CDS encoding ATP-binding cassette domain-containing protein codes for MSKKTILEVINLKKYFVNKNAVNKAVDNVSFDVKEGEIIGLIGESGSGKTTIGRSLLRLYDDFNGFVRLDGKIISGKRISRKRKKFMHKNIQMIFQDPMASLNGQNTIYSILKEPLVVNGIIKNKRKDIKSDWFKVKSNFRYTFIEQALKYQLENLKISNRLHKPFIEKWEKLGNQITFDVLNNLDDQFNSYFAYLEERTKINSIVINNLYKNTENLINLYEEKQADFRAKKIDFDEVALEEARNKYKKEKQLFFFNEKYFELKELEASQKELYDEDKTNYKDAAKISKTSIKNFLAEIKNEYRMHRNDAYSTTFLDYYFHELKLYLINHRLYKELKKNYSKLKFLTFEQLLHLSEEFRKYSQEFYATKLNINTSQKSSIKQLKEIVNKEYDFDLSEYINQSLALEEELKSKYKASKKQYKSTKTKRIIEAFKYAPDYAADRQAAKEELASAQALFDAEAKKYIVKYRERIVAIQKQIAHEQEIDADLRSRDKVVFNQFMLNNKNFIKFFEKDILRPLSKAKKNSKEFKQYQQRQIDLKVYQTNVQDRLNGIKSFQIENKYLNKNLYSIYLLMGVTQKDKKYRAWGKFGTFLTYVGLPLRMHKISNLYTQSIIYKALEDVGLLKQFAYRYPHEFSGGQRQRIVIARALITEPKIIVADEPIASLDISIQAQVVNLLKDLCKKKNIGMVFIAHDLSMIEYIADRVQIMHLGKIVESGKTEAIYANPIHPYTINLFKAIPKISNANEKFQDVKFELSYLEEQMFPNIAIEQEIEDDIHYVYGTQQQVADWIAHKKDE; via the coding sequence ATGAGTAAAAAAACAATATTAGAAGTAATTAATTTAAAGAAATATTTCGTAAATAAAAATGCAGTTAATAAAGCTGTAGATAATGTATCTTTTGATGTTAAAGAAGGTGAAATTATTGGACTTATCGGTGAATCTGGTTCAGGTAAAACTACAATTGGCCGTTCACTTTTAAGACTATATGATGACTTTAATGGGTTTGTTAGACTAGATGGAAAAATTATTTCTGGAAAAAGAATTTCTCGTAAACGTAAGAAATTCATGCATAAAAATATTCAAATGATTTTCCAAGACCCAATGGCTTCATTAAATGGTCAAAATACTATTTATTCAATTTTAAAAGAACCACTTGTGGTAAATGGAATTATTAAGAATAAACGTAAGGATATCAAATCAGATTGATTCAAAGTTAAATCTAACTTTAGATATACTTTTATTGAACAAGCCTTAAAATATCAACTTGAAAACTTAAAAATTTCTAATCGTTTACATAAACCATTTATTGAAAAATGGGAAAAACTCGGTAATCAAATTACTTTTGATGTTTTAAACAATCTTGATGACCAATTTAATTCTTACTTTGCCTATTTAGAAGAAAGAACTAAAATTAACTCCATAGTAATTAATAACCTATATAAAAATACTGAAAACTTAATTAATTTATACGAAGAAAAACAAGCTGACTTCAGAGCTAAGAAAATTGATTTTGATGAGGTTGCTTTAGAAGAAGCTAGAAATAAATATAAGAAAGAAAAACAATTATTCTTCTTTAATGAAAAATATTTTGAACTAAAAGAATTAGAAGCAAGTCAAAAAGAACTTTATGATGAAGATAAAACTAATTATAAAGATGCAGCTAAAATATCTAAAACCTCAATTAAAAACTTTTTAGCTGAAATAAAAAACGAATACCGTATGCATAGAAATGATGCTTACTCAACAACATTTTTAGATTACTATTTCCATGAATTAAAACTTTATTTAATTAACCATCGTTTATATAAGGAACTTAAAAAGAATTATTCAAAATTAAAATTCCTTACATTTGAACAATTACTTCATTTATCTGAAGAATTTAGAAAGTATTCACAAGAATTTTATGCAACTAAATTAAATATCAATACTTCTCAAAAATCTTCAATTAAGCAACTTAAAGAAATTGTTAATAAAGAGTACGATTTTGATTTATCTGAATATATCAATCAGTCATTAGCACTTGAAGAAGAATTAAAATCAAAATATAAAGCTTCTAAAAAACAATATAAATCAACTAAAACAAAAAGAATAATTGAAGCATTTAAGTATGCTCCAGATTATGCTGCAGATAGACAAGCGGCTAAAGAAGAATTAGCCAGTGCGCAAGCTTTATTTGATGCTGAAGCTAAAAAATATATTGTTAAATATCGTGAAAGAATTGTAGCAATTCAAAAACAAATTGCTCATGAACAAGAAATTGATGCTGATTTACGTAGCAGAGATAAAGTGGTATTTAATCAATTTATGTTAAATAACAAAAACTTTATTAAATTCTTTGAAAAAGATATTTTAAGACCTTTATCAAAGGCTAAAAAGAATTCTAAAGAGTTTAAACAATACCAACAAAGACAAATTGATCTCAAAGTATATCAAACTAACGTTCAAGATAGATTAAATGGTATTAAATCATTCCAAATTGAAAATAAATACTTAAATAAAAACTTATATAGTATTTATTTATTAATGGGTGTTACTCAAAAAGATAAAAAATATCGTGCTTGAGGAAAATTTGGTACATTTCTTACTTATGTTGGCCTTCCTCTTAGAATGCATAAGATTTCTAACTTATACACCCAATCAATCATTTATAAAGCATTGGAAGATGTTGGTTTATTAAAACAATTTGCTTACCGTTATCCACATGAATTCTCTGGTGGTCAAAGACAAAGAATTGTTATTGCTAGAGCCCTTATTACAGAGCCTAAAATCATTGTAGCTGACGAACCGATTGCTTCTCTTGATATTTCAATTCAAGCTCAAGTGGTTAACTTACTTAAAGATTTATGTAAAAAGAAAAATATTGGTATGGTATTTATTGCCCATGACCTTTCAATGATTGAATATATTGCTGATAGAGTGCAAATCATGCACCTTGGTAAAATTGTTGAATCAGGAAAAACTGAAGCAATTTATGCTAATCCAATTCACCCTTACACAATTAATTTATTTAAAGCTATACCTAAGATTTCAAATGCAAATGAAAAATTCCAAGATGTTAAATTTGAACTTTCATATCTTGAAGAACAAATGTTCCCTAATATTGCAATTGAACAAGAAATCGAAGATGATATTCACTATGTTTATGGTACGCAACAACAAGTTGCTGACTGAATAGCTCACAAAAAAGATGAATAA